The following are encoded together in the Oreochromis aureus strain Israel breed Guangdong linkage group 18, ZZ_aureus, whole genome shotgun sequence genome:
- the LOC116331646 gene encoding arylsulfatase I-like, which produces MQAAPAAAAAALTVLSVLLTLDCLSAHRPPNNQIQQQTDETAQKKKNQPHIVFILTDDQGFNDIGYHNPTIKTPTLDKLAAEGVKLENYYVQPICTPSRSQLITGRYQIHTGLQHSIIRPRQPSCLPSHMDTLPERLREAGYATHMVGKWHLGFYRKACLPTRKGFDTFFGSLTGSVDYYSYESCDGKDLCGYDLHDDEGVAWGQEGKYSTTLFTQRARKILESHDPAERPLFLLLSFQAVHTPLNPPESYIYPFRDMVNVARRNFAGMVSTVDEAVRNVTYALRKYGYYRNSVIIYSTDNGAQPFTGGNNWPLRGRKGTYWEGGVRGVGFVHSPLLRRRRRVSKALMHITDWFPTLVGLAGGNISQSQGLDGFDVWPAISEGRESPRKEILHNIDPLHKSPVEKKNQDGENSVKTSKTKVLKKVKKKKKVLKKPPKQKLAFKTKTTKKPQTFSHHASKPKSKPLFKRKLKPRLKSKPPPKAKKTKAHTWDRPLPNHRPHPKIGGTSSGSGTSRPKSQPPIQTRLKTKFRRTTSQNQNQNLPQSSRPKSKMLKLHSKSKSKRTLFPYQNKSQPGIPLTKSHPTLQFGLESLQPVWDTSVQAAIRVGDWKLLTGDPGHGDWVPPQMLPTSLPGRWWNLERSILYQKSSVHKNIWLFNITGDPYERHDLADQRPDVVQQLLARLAYYNQTAVPVYFPPDDPRANPSQHRGAWVPWVEEEEDEEAKYQGVYKKSNNKMKKKKKKKCMLCNLQSFFLKMSEGTVSSRI; this is translated from the exons ATGCAGGCTgcccctgctgctgcagctgcggCTCTGACTGTGCTGAGTGTTTTGCTCACCCTCGACTGCCTGTCGGCTCATCGGCCCCCGAACAACCAGATACAGCAGCAGACTGACGAGACGgcgcagaagaagaagaaccagCCGCACATCGTATTCATCCTCACCGATGATcag GGTTTCAATGATATCGGTTACCACAACCCGACCATCAAGACTCCCACTCTGGACAAACTGGCAGCAGAAGGCGTAAAATTGGAAAACTACTACGTTCAGCCGATCTGCACGCCGTCACGCAGCCAGCTCATTACTGGCAG aTATCAGATCCACACGGGATTACAGCACTCCATTATCAGACCCAGACAGCCCAGCTGTCTGCCCTCGCACATGGACACTCTGCCTGAGAGGCTTCGCGAGGCCGGCTACGCCACACATATGGTTGGCAAGTGGCACCTGGGTTTCTACAG GAAAGCATGTCTGCCCACCAGAAAAGGTTTTGACACTTTCTTTGGTTCGTTAACTGGAAGTGTGGACTACTACAG TTATGAATCGTGTGACGGCAAGGACTTGTGTGGCTACGATCTCCATGACGATGAGGGCGTAGCGTGGGGCCAGGAGGGGAAATACTCGACCACGCTCTTCACACAGAGAGCTCGCAAGATCCTGGAGAGTCATGACCCTGCAGAGAGGCCGCTCTTCCTGCTGCTGTCCTTCCAG GCAGTCCACACTCCTCTAAATCCTCCAGAGTCCTACATCTACCCCTTCCGGGACATGGTCAACGTCGCCAGGAGAAACTTTGCCGGCATGGTTTCCACGGTGGACGAAGCGGTCCGAAACGTGACCTACGCCCTCAGAAAGTACGGATACTACCGAAACAGCGTCATCATCTACTCCACCGACAACGGTGCTCAGCCTTTCACGGGCGGGAACAACTGGCCGCTGCGGGGTCGTAAG GGTACATATTGGGAGGGTGGAGTCCGCGGCGTGGGGTTCGTACACAGCCCTCTGCTCAGGCGCAGGAGGCGAGTCTCTAAAGCTCTCATGCACATCACCGACTGGTTCCCTACACTGGTGGGCCTGGCCGGAGGAAACATCAGCCAG AGCCAGGGACTGGACGGTTTTGATGTTTGGCCCGCCATCAGTGAAGGGAGGGAGTCGCCCCGTAAGGAGATCCTTCACAACATCGACCCTCTGCACAAATCTCCAGTTGAAAAGAAGAACCAGGACGGGGAAAACTCGG TGAAAACTTCAAAAACCAAAGTTTTAAAGAaggtgaagaaaaagaagaaggttCTGAAGAAGCCACCAAAACAAAAGTTAGCCTTCAAAACAAAGACCACCAAGAAACCTCAAACATTTTCCCATCATGCCTCTAAGCCTAAATCTAAGCCCCTCTTCAAAAGGAAGCTCAAGCCTCGTCTAAAATCAAAGCCCCCACCTAAAGCTAAGAAGACCAAAGCCCACACTTGGGACCGGCCTCTGCCCAATCACAGACCGCATCCAAAGATCGGTGGCACTTCGTCAGGGTCTGGAACATCCCGTCCTAAATCTCAGCCTCCAATCCAAACCcgtttgaaaacaaaattcagGAGGACCACGTCCCAGAACCAGAACCAGAACTTGCCACAGTCAAGCCGGCCAAAATCCAAGATGCTCAAACTACATTCAAAGTCAAAGTCCAAGCGGACATTATTCCCATACCAGAACAAATCCCAACCTGGAATACCACTGACCAAATCCCATCCAACCCTCCAGTTCGGGCTGGAGTCACTACAGCCGGTGTGGGACACTTCAGTCCAGGCGGCCATCAGAGTTGGAGATTGGAAGCTGCTGACAGGTGATCCAGGCCACGGAGATTGGGTCCCCCCACAG ATGCTTCCCACCTCTCTACCCGGTCGCTGGTGGAACCTTGAACGCTCGATACTTTACCAGAAATCCTCCGTCCACAAAAACATCTGGCTGTTCAACATCACTGGCGACCCGTACGAGCGGCACGACCTGGCAGACCAGAGGCCAGATGTAGTCCAGCAGCTGCTGGCCCGGCTCGCCTACTACAACCAAACAGCCGTACCGGTTTACTTTCCACCCGACGACCCCCGAGCCAACCCGAGCCAGCACAGGGGAGCGTGGGTACCatgggtggaggaggaggaggacgaagAGGCAAAATATCAGGGGGTTTACAAAAAAAGTAACAacaagatgaagaagaagaagaagaagaagtgcaTGCTGTGCAATCTGCAGTCGTTCTTTTTGAAGATGAGCGAGGGGACCGTGTCCAGTCGCATCTGA